The Benincasa hispida cultivar B227 chromosome 9, ASM972705v1, whole genome shotgun sequence genome has a segment encoding these proteins:
- the LOC120085250 gene encoding G-type lectin S-receptor-like serine/threonine-protein kinase At4g27290, with protein MANASLSLFLFLSLSLFLFSSPSAAIDFITSSQNLTHGATLVSAKGFFELGFFSPGNSSNRYLGIWYKIIPVRTIVWVANRENPITNSSAVALLKINTTTSDLLLFENDAVVWFGKSLKPAKTPKLILFDNGNLVLKDAESEKISWQSFDYPTDTLLPGMKLGWDFENRIQRRLSAWKSKDDPSPGSLTMEMMNTNYPEPAMWNGSQEFMRSGPWNGLQFSAKPTSALPILVYSYVNNKSELSYSYELINSSLIGRMVLNQTVFRREALLWSESEKIWKLYATMPRDYCDTYGLCGAFGSCDIEQVPACQCLRGFHPRVQEKWNLMDYTEGCVRNKALNCSDKVGFAKLPGLKLPDTKLSWVNQSMSLNECREKCLRNCSCVAFANTDIRGSGSGCAIWFGDLVDIKVVRRGGQDLYVKMLASELETKKMSSLVVGVIVGATVLVIAGLVLIGFYMMRNKKRNVEGVGKDLEGQEDDLELPLFDLTTISNATDNFSNSNKLGEGGFGAVFKGRLMDGQEIAVKRLSSYSRQGTDEFKNEVILIAKLQHRNLVKLLGCCIQGEEKMLIYEYMPNKSLDSFIFDSARKKLLDWSKRFNIICGVARGILYLHQDSRLRIIHRDLKASNVLLDIDMNPKISDFGMARTFGGDQTEGNTRRVVGTYGYMAPEYAIDGQFSIKSDVFSFGILMLEIISGEKNRGFFRPNHALNLIGHAWKLWNEGKPLELVDATIGESYALSEVLKCIHVSLLCLQQLPEDRPTMSNVVLMLSGESSSAQPKQPGFYMERDSLEVYSLSGKNESSTTNELTITLLEAR; from the exons ATGGCAAATGCTTCACTATCTCTGTTTCTATTTCTGTCTCTGTCTCTGTTTCTCTTCTCTTCACCATCTGCGGCTATTGATTTCATAACTTCCTCACAAAACCTCACCCATGGCGCCACTCTTGTCTCCGCAAAAGGGTTTTTCGAATTGGGTTTCTTCAGCCCAGGAAATTCCTCCAATCGTTACTTAGGAATTTGGTACAAAATCATCCCAGTTCGTACTATCGTTTGGGTCGCCAACAGAGAAAACCCCATCACTAATTCTTCCGCCGTTGCCCTTCTCAAAATCAACACTACAACCAGCGATCTCCTTCTTTTCGAGAACGATGCCGTTGTTTGGTTTGGAAAATCGTTAAAACCAGCCAAAACCCCCAAACTAATCCTCTTTGACAATGGAAATCTGGTGTTGAAAGACGCTGAATCAGAGAAAATTTCATGGCAAAGCTTTGATTATCCAACGGATACATTACTCCCCGGAATGAAACTCGGATGGGATTTCGAAAACAGAATCCAACGCCGATTATCCGCTTGGAAATCCAAAGATGATCCATCTCCAGGGAGCTTAACGATGGAAATGATGAACACAAACTACCCAGAACCAGCGATGTGGAATGGGTCGCAAGAGTTCATGAGAAGCGGACCATGGAACGGCCTTCAATTCAGCGCAAAACCCACATCGGCTTTACCGATTTTAGTCTACAGCTATGTAAACAACAAATCCGAGCTCAGTTACAGCTATGAGCTCATAAACTCTTCATTAATCGGAAGAATGGTGTTGAATCAAACGGTATTTAGGAGAGAAGCTTTGTTATGGTCTGAATCTGAGAAGATTTGGAAGCTATATGCGACTATGCCGAGGGATTACTGCGATACATATGGTCTTTGTGGTGCGTTTGGGAGCTGTGACATCGAGCAAGTTCCTGCTTGTCAATGTTTAAGAGGGTTTCATCCCAGAGTACAAGAGAAATGGAATTTGATGGATTATACTGAAGGGTGTGTGCGGAATAAGGCTTTGAATTGTTCTGATAAAGTTGGGTTTGCAAAACTTCCGGGGCTGAAATTGCCTGATACGAAGCTGTCTTGGGTTAATCAAAGTATGAGTTTGAATGAATGTAGAGAAAAGTGTCTGAGGAATTGTTCTTGCGTGGCATTTGCTAATACTGATATTAGAGGATCAGGGAGTGGCTGTGCTATTTGGTTTGGGGATCTTGTTGATATCAAAGTTGTTCGAAGAGGAGGCCAGGATTTGTATGTTAAAATGTTGGCTTCTGAATTGG AGACAAAGAAGATGAGTTCGCTTGTCGTCGGCGTTATCGTCGGAGCAACGGTTTTAGTGATTGCTGGTCTAGTTTTGATTGGATTTTACATGATGAGAAACAAGAAGAGAAACGTAGAAG GAGTGGGCAAGGATCTTGAAGGGCAAGAAGACGATTTGGAACTCCCATTATTCGACTTAACAACAATATCTAATGCCACTGACAATTTTTCAAACTCTAATAAGCTTGGAGAAGGTGGTTTTGGTGCTGTCTTTAAG GGTAGACTTATGGATGGACAAGAAATTGCAGTGAAGAGACTTTCTAGCTATTCAAGACAAGGAACTGATGAATTCAAGAATGAAGTGATACTCATTGCCAAACTTCAACATAGAAATCTTGTAAAACTTTTGGGTTGTTGCATACAAGGGGAGGAAAAGATGTTGATTTATGAGTACATGCCTAATAAGAGTTTGGACTCCTTCATTTTTG ATTCGGCTAGAAAGAAGCTTTTAGATTGGTCGAAACGATTCAATATCATATGTGGAGTAGCTCGAGGGATTCTTTACCTTCATCAAGATTCAAGATTGAGGATTATACATAGAGATTTAAAAgcaagcaatgtcttgcttgaTATTGATATGAATCCAAAAATCTCGGATTTTGGAATGGCTAGAACATTTGGAGGGGACCAAACCGAAGGAAATACTAGGAGAGTGGTCGGAACATA TGGGTATATGGCACCAGAATACGCCATCGATGGACAATTTTCGATTAAGTCTGACGTCTTCAGTTTTGGGATTCTAATGTTGGAAATCATAAGTGGAGAGAAGAATAGAGGGTTTTTCCGTCCTAACCACGCTCTAAACCTAATAGGACAT GCATGGAAGTTGTGGAATGAAGGAAAGCCATTAGAGTTGGTTGATGCAACCATTGGAGAATCTTATGCTTTATCTGAAGTGTTGAAATGCATTCATGTTAGCCTTTTGTGCTTGCAACAACTTCCTGAAGATAGACCAACCatgtcaaatgttgttttaatgCTAAGTGGTGAGAGCTCATCGGCACAACCAAAACAACCAGGATTCTATATGGAAAGAGATTCTCTTGAAGTATATTCTCTTTCAGGCAAGAATGAATCTTCTACTACAAATGAATTAACTATTACCCTCTTAGAGGCTAGATAA